The following are encoded in a window of Rosa chinensis cultivar Old Blush chromosome 4, RchiOBHm-V2, whole genome shotgun sequence genomic DNA:
- the LOC112196913 gene encoding GEM-like protein 5 — MSSRPEDQLSPRESYPPTTTVPDIHASQPPPPPPPPSEEDAKKWGTHIMGTPAAPNVHPDNQKAALWKAADHQQIPQQPLETQQQQQPYVQYSPINKPTNNPFEPVINLFNSWGNKAETIARNIWHNLKTGPSVSEAAWGKVNLTAKAITEGGFESLFKQIFATDPNERLKKTFACYLSTSTGPVAGTLYLSTARIGFCSDRPLTFTAPSGQSTWSYYKVMIPMTNVGRVNPVVITETPTPEKYLQIVTTDGHDFWFMGFVNFEKASHHVLDSVSNFRAVGTNEVQPVVV, encoded by the exons ATGTCGAGCAGACCGGAAGACCAGCTTTCTCCCCGGGAGTCTTATCCTCCCACCACAACCGTCCCCGACATTCACGCCTCGcaaccgccgccgccgccgcctccGCCGTCGGAGGAGGACGCCAAGAAATGGGGGACCCACATAATGGGAACTCCCGCAGCTCCGAACGTCCACCCGGATAACCAGAAAGCTGCTCTATGGAAAGCCGCTGACCACCAGCAAATCCCGCAGCAACCGCTCGAAACACAACAGCAACAACAGCCGTACGTTCAGTACTCTCCGATCAACAAGCCGACCAACAACCCCTTCGAGCCGGTGATCAACCTCTTCAACTCGTGGGGAAACAAGGCCGAGACCATCGCCCGGAACATCTGGCACAACCTCAAAACAGGGCCCTCTGTTTCCGAGGCCGCCTGGGGAAAAGTGAACTTGACGGCCAAGGCGATCACGGAAGGCGGGTTTGAGTCTCTGTTTAAGCAGATTTTCGCTACTGATCCCAACGAGAGGTTGAAGAAGACTTTCGCTTGCTATCTTTCGACTTCCACCGGACCTGTGGCCGGGACTCTGTATCTGTCGACGGCAAGAATCGGTTTTTGCAGCGACCGGCCGTTGACTTTTACTGCTCCGTCTGGACAATCAACTTGGAGCTACTACAAG GTGATGATTCCTATGACGAATGTAGGCAGAGTGAACCCTGTGGTGATTACGGAGACCCCGACGCCGGAGAAGTACCTTCAGATTGTCACCACCGATGGACATGATTTCTGGTTTATGGGGTTTGTTAACTTCGAGAAAGCTTCGCATCACGTGCTAGACAGTGTGTCGAATTTCAGAGCAGTTGGGACCAATGAAGTGCAACCTGTTGTTGTTTAG
- the LOC112200007 gene encoding uncharacterized protein LOC112200007, with amino-acid sequence MAPRSLLGPPELHKPSPTTTAPPPPQPESKPATGEPFVDLMVANFNDVGTKHDLPMGLTENASATFLSTGNPCLDLFFHVVPNTPADYLTEQLPKAWDRDALTTLKLICNLRGVRGTGKSDKEGFHTAAFWLHKHHPKTLACNLASFAEFGYFKDLPEIVYRLLEGEDVRKKQKAEWRERKRGGGRKRRESSREPGSDGETGSRSEKKRIRSEVPKEEREKKAKEWQKGEKAKASGLRKEKKIAMAKKVVVRYERDPDFRFLHDRVSDLFAECLKSDMENLKSNQLNKITLAAKWCPSIDSSFDRATLICESIAKKIFPRESNKEYEGVEESHYAYRVRDRLRKEVLVPLRKALELPEIYMGANQWGKIPYNRVASVAMKLYKDKFKKHDEERFNKYLEDVKAGKAKIAAGALLPHEIIESLNDGEGDDGQVAELQWRRMVEDMLKLGKMNNCLAVCDVSGSMSGTPMEVAVALGLLVSELSEDPWKGLVISFSADPQLHLVKGESLKDKTDFIRNMDWGMNTDFQKVFDLLLKVAVKGNLKPENMIKRLFVFSDMEFDQASANEWETDYEVIENKFKEAGYGDVIPQLVFWNLRHSRSIPVPGNQKGTALLSGFSKNLLKLFMDNDGEVQPDMFMDLAIAGPEYQKLVVLD; translated from the coding sequence ATGGCTCCTCGCAGCCTTCTCGGTCCTCCCGAGCTCCACAAACCCTCACCCACCACCACCGCTCCGCCACCACCCCAACCCGAATCCAAACCCGCCACCGGCGAACCCTTCGTGGACCTGATGGTGGCGAATTTCAACGACGTCGGAACCAAGCACGACCTCCCGATGGGACTGACGGAGAACGCCTCCGCCACGTTTCTCTCCACCGGCAACCCCTGCCTCGATCTCTTCTTCCACGTCGTCCCGAACACTCCGGCCGACTACCTCACCGAGCAGCTCCCCAAGGCCTGGGACCGCGACGCCCTCACCACGCTCAAGCTCATCTGCAACCTCCGCGGCGTGCGTGGCACCGGGAAATCCGACAAGGAAGGCTTCCACACGGCGGCGTTTTGGCTCCACAAGCACCACCCCAAAACCCTCGCCTGCAACCTCGCGTCCTTCGCCGAGTTCGGTTACTTCAAGGACCTTCCGGAGATCGTGTACCGGCTGCTGGAGGGCGAGGACGTGAGGAAGAAACAGAAGGCCGAGTGGCGGGAGAGGAAACGCGGCGGAGGCAGGAAGCGACGCGAGTCGAGTCGGGAACCCGGATCCGACGGAGAAACCGGGTCGAGGTCCGAGAAGAAGAGAATCAGGAGCGAGGTGCCGAAAGAGGAGAGGGAGAAGAAGGCCAAGGAGTGGCAGAAGGGGGAGAAGGCCAAGGCGAGCgggttgaggaaggagaagaagatcgCCATGGCCAAGAAGGTCGTGGTCCGGTACGAGCGCGACCCGGATTTCCGGTTCCTTCACGACCGGGTCTCGGATCTTTTCGCCGAGTGCTTGAAATCCGATATGGAGAATCTCAAGTCCAATCAGCTCAACAAGATAACCCTAGCGGCCAAGTGGTGCCCTTCGATTGACTCCTCATTCGATCGGGCCACTTTGATCTGTGAGAGCATTGCGAAGAAGATTTTCCCGCGCGAATCGAACAAGGAATATGAAGGCGTGGAGGAGTCACATTATGCGTACAGAGTGAGGGACCGGCTGAGGAAGGAGGTGCTGGTGCCGCTGAGGAAGGCCTTGGAGTTGCCGGAGATTTACATGGGGGCTAACCAGTGGGGGAAGATTCCGTATAACAGAGTGGCCTCGGTGGCAATGAAGCTGTACAAGGACAAGTTCAAGAAGCACGATGAGGAGAGGTTTAATAAGTATTTGGAGGATGTGAAAGCCGGAAAGGCCAAGATTGCGGCCGGAGCTCTGCTTCCGCATGAGATTATTGAGTCTCTGAATGATGGTGAGGGTGATGATGGGCAAGTGGCGGAGCTTCAGTGGAGGAGAATGGTGGAGGATATGTTGAAGTTGGGGAAGATGAACAACTGTTTGGCTGTGTGTGATGTGAGTGGGAGCATGAGTGGGACTCCGATGGAGGTGGCGGTGGCGTTGGGGCTGTTGGTTTCGGAGTTGAGTGAGGACCCTTGGAAAGGGTTGGTGATCAGTTTCAGTGCGGATCCTCAGCTGCATTTGGTGAAGGGGGAGAGTCTTAAGGACAAGACTGATTTCATCAGGAATATGGATTGGGGGATGAACACTGATTTCCAGAAGGTGTTTGATTTGCTTCTGAAAGTGGCTGTCAAGGGGAATTTGAAGCCGGAGAATATGATCAAGAGGCTGTTTGTGTTCAGTGACATGGAGTTTGATCAGGCTTCGGCAAATGAGTGGGAGACTGATtatgaggtgatagagaataaGTTTAAGGAGGCCGGGTATGGGGATGTCATTCCGCAGTTGGTGTTTTGGAATCTGAGGCACTCCAGGTCTATCCCTGTGCCTGGGAATCAGAAAGGGACTGCTCTGTTGAGTGGATTCTCTAAGAACTTGCTGAAACTCTTTATGGATAATGATGGGGAAGTTCAGCCGGATATGTTCATGGATTTGGCCATTGCTGGACCAGAGTATCAGAAGCTGGTTGTGCTGGACTGA
- the LOC112196915 gene encoding cysteine-rich and transmembrane domain-containing protein WIH2 yields MSYHNVVHVGHQSHDPPSGYPSEYPPPPDFLPPQQPGFPNPHEFHGPPPPQPPHQHHQRYQDYFYEGYPPPHSAQPYNRQHYQNNPYDYDSGCPPFLNSCLAALCCCCLLERCCLW; encoded by the exons ATGAGTTACCACAATGTGGTTCATGTTGGTCACCAATCTCATGATCCCCCATCAG GGTATCCATCGGAATATCCTCCACCGCCTGATTTTCTTCCACCGCAGCAGCCGGGGTTTCCGAACCCTCATGAGTTTCATGGCCCTCCTCCGCCTCAGCcaccgcatcaacaccatcaacGCTATCAGGATTACTTCTATGAAGGCTACCCGCCGCCGCATTCAGCTCAGCCCTACAACCGCCAACATTACCAGAACAACCCATATGACTATGACAGTGGCTGCCCTCCTTTCCTCAATTCCTG TTTGGCCGCACTCTGCTGCTGCTGCCTTTTGGAGCGCTGCTGCTTGTGGTGA